GTCACACCGGGCACCCCGTCCATAGGGTTCGGGACATCCACCCCGTGCCAGTGGACCGTGGTCGGCTCGGGCAGGTTGTTCTTCAGGACGATCCGCACCCGCTCGCCCTCCCGAAGCCGGATCTCCGGCCCGGGGACCTGCCCGTTGTACGACCAGGCCCTGATGACCTTGCCTGGCGCGAGTTCCCACGCTGTCTCGCGGGCTATGAGCATAATCTCCCGGACCCCGCTCCCAGGGCGCGCTTGCGCCGCTCCTGCGGGGCGGGCGAGCAGGGACGCTTCCCCGGCAGAGAAGGCCAACCCCGCCAGGCCAGCCTGACCCAGTACGCCCAAAAAGGCGCGCCGGGAGAGCGGCAGCCCGGATAGGCCATCGACCCCCGTGAGATTCTCCGATGTGTTACCCACGTCTGCTGCTCCCTTCTGCAGGATTTGCCGGCTATCAGTTCCCAGGACGCTTTTCGGGCGCCAGGGCCTCCATGCCCTATCGATGCAACCCCATGAGCTGTTCCAGTTTCCTGCGGGACTCCGGGGCTGTCCAGTCCCGGAACCCCTGCTCCCGGGCCCGGATGATCCCCTCCCGATCAATCAAGAAGGTCACGGGGATCCCGAAGACCCGGTACCGCCGCGCCACCTCCATTTCGGGGTCCAGCAGCGCCGGAAACGTGAGGTTGAGCTCTTCCAAGAACTGCGCCACCGTCGCGGCGACGACCGGCAGGTGGCCCACGTCGATGGACACCGCCAGGATCTCGAGGCCACGGTCCTTGTACTTCTGGTAGGCCTGCTCCATCGTCGGCATCTCCTGGCGGCAGGGCACACACCAGGTGGCCCAGAAATTCAAGAGAACCGCCCGGTTCCCGCGGAAATCCGCCAACCGGACCGGGCGCCCCTCCACATCTGGCGTGGTGAAGTCGGGTGCCGCGTGGCCCACTATGGGCTGGGGCTCCGTGGCCTCGCCCCATCCCGCCGTGATGAGCGCCAGCGCGAGTGCCCC
This genomic interval from Candidatus Methylomirabilis sp. contains the following:
- a CDS encoding TlpA disulfide reductase family protein, whose amino-acid sequence is MGQHWRWITVGALALALITAGWGEATEPQPIVGHAAPDFTTPDVEGRPVRLADFRGNRAVLLNFWATWCVPCRQEMPTMEQAYQKYKDRGLEILAVSIDVGHLPVVAATVAQFLEELNLTFPALLDPEMEVARRYRVFGIPVTFLIDREGIIRAREQGFRDWTAPESRRKLEQLMGLHR
- a CDS encoding multicopper oxidase domain-containing protein, encoding MLIARETAWELAPGKVIRAWSYNGQVPGPEIRLREGERVRIVLKNNLPEPTTVHWHGVDVPNPMDGVPGVT